In Carnobacterium sp. CP1, the following are encoded in one genomic region:
- a CDS encoding carbon starvation CstA family protein gives MITLLGGIALLIVGYIFYGRYIEKNFTIDPERITPAEALKDGYDFVPMSKSKNAIIQLLNIAGTGPIFGPIMGALYGPVAYLWIVIGCIFGGAVHDYMLGMISLRNDGAHLPELASKYLGKPVKHVVNLFSILLLMLVGTVFVTSPANLIKSITPDWLTLGVITILIFVYYIISTILPIDKALGKVYPWFGAILIISTIAIGGSLIFGGHNIPNLNLATMKNFNPKGTPIFPALFFTISCGALSGFHATQAPMVSRTSTNEKEGRFTFYGMMIAEGVIAMIWTAASMSLFDGKTLSQMIDAGTPSAVVNQVSVLLLGNVLGTIAIIGVIVLPISSGLSAFRSLRTILADYLNIKQDTLKKILMVTIPLYAISFLLTKADFNILWRYFNWANQVTAVIALLVSTRYLYLKGKNYIVTLVPGIFMLFACVVYIFSEPIGFRMGLTPLTYIVSVLATLAILAVYWKTGKKQKENLDPTDELLNDHLPIGTFASNGERTNQPLPVAEPKS, from the coding sequence ATGATTACTTTATTAGGCGGGATTGCGTTACTGATTGTAGGGTATATTTTTTATGGTCGTTATATCGAAAAGAATTTTACCATTGATCCTGAGCGAATAACTCCTGCAGAAGCTTTAAAAGACGGGTATGATTTTGTACCGATGTCTAAATCAAAAAATGCTATTATTCAGTTATTAAACATTGCAGGGACAGGTCCAATTTTTGGACCGATAATGGGAGCGCTTTATGGTCCCGTAGCTTATCTTTGGATCGTGATCGGTTGTATTTTTGGAGGAGCCGTTCATGACTATATGCTGGGGATGATTTCATTAAGAAACGATGGAGCACATCTACCAGAATTGGCCAGCAAATATTTAGGAAAACCGGTCAAACATGTCGTCAACCTATTTTCTATCTTGCTTTTGATGTTAGTGGGAACCGTTTTTGTTACGTCACCAGCCAACCTGATCAAAAGCATCACACCTGACTGGTTAACGTTAGGGGTCATCACCATATTGATTTTTGTCTATTACATTATTTCAACAATTTTGCCGATCGATAAAGCTTTAGGAAAAGTGTATCCATGGTTTGGAGCAATCTTGATCATCAGTACAATCGCGATTGGAGGGAGTTTGATTTTTGGCGGCCACAATATACCGAATCTGAACTTGGCGACGATGAAGAACTTTAATCCAAAAGGTACACCGATTTTTCCAGCTTTGTTCTTTACCATTTCTTGTGGAGCGTTATCTGGTTTCCATGCGACACAAGCACCGATGGTTTCAAGAACGTCTACAAATGAAAAAGAAGGGCGCTTTACTTTCTACGGCATGATGATTGCTGAAGGTGTGATCGCGATGATTTGGACAGCAGCTTCAATGTCGTTATTTGACGGAAAAACGCTTAGCCAAATGATCGATGCAGGGACACCATCAGCTGTAGTGAACCAAGTTTCGGTTCTATTGCTGGGCAATGTACTAGGAACGATTGCTATCATTGGCGTTATCGTCTTGCCAATCTCTTCTGGGCTCTCTGCTTTTAGAAGTTTACGGACGATACTAGCAGATTACTTAAACATTAAACAAGATACATTGAAGAAAATCTTGATGGTCACCATACCGCTTTACGCTATTTCGTTTCTTTTGACTAAAGCGGACTTTAATATTTTGTGGAGATATTTCAACTGGGCTAATCAAGTTACGGCTGTCATTGCACTATTGGTTTCGACGCGTTACCTTTACTTAAAAGGAAAGAATTATATTGTAACGCTTGTTCCCGGTATCTTTATGTTATTTGCCTGTGTGGTTTATATTTTTAGCGAACCCATAGGATTCCGAATGGGACTAACGCCCTTAACATATATCGTCAGCGTCCTTGCAACACTCGCTATTCTGGCAGTCTATTGGAAAACAGGGAAGAAGCAAAAAGAAAACTTGGATCCAACAGATGAATTGCTGAACGATCACTTGCCGATCGGTACGTTTGCTTCTAATGGTGAACGGACGAATCAACCCCTACCAGTTGCTGAACCAAAGAGCTGA
- a CDS encoding ABC transporter ATP-binding protein — protein sequence MMLPILEIKNLKKSFGSNEVLKGVDFAVYPGEIIGYIGTNGAGKSTTVKMILGLLKPDSGEITIFGKPLIQNETVYKNRIGYVPENADLYETLTAEEYFLFVGQLYGLNESDIQQKSFAMMAAMKIESAFRNRLSTFSKGMRQKVLIISSLLHNPDILFWDEPLNGLDANSVLVIKELLAQLKMEGKTIFYSSHIMDTVEKLSDRILILNNGQIVADGPFNEIRHEAEGTLEDLFNELTGFDEQQQLAQDFVQAMKGEDSDA from the coding sequence ATGATGTTACCTATTTTAGAAATAAAGAACCTTAAGAAATCGTTTGGTTCAAACGAAGTATTAAAAGGCGTTGATTTTGCGGTTTATCCCGGTGAAATCATTGGATACATCGGCACTAATGGTGCTGGAAAAAGCACTACTGTCAAAATGATTTTGGGGTTGCTGAAACCTGATAGCGGAGAAATCACTATTTTCGGAAAACCACTAATTCAAAACGAAACGGTTTATAAAAACCGCATTGGATATGTACCGGAAAATGCTGATTTATATGAGACTCTGACAGCAGAAGAATATTTTTTGTTTGTCGGGCAGCTGTATGGTTTAAATGAATCGGATATCCAGCAAAAAAGTTTTGCCATGATGGCCGCTATGAAAATCGAATCTGCTTTTCGCAACAGACTCTCAACGTTTTCCAAAGGAATGCGCCAAAAAGTACTGATCATATCCAGTTTATTACATAACCCTGACATTCTTTTTTGGGATGAACCACTAAATGGGCTAGATGCCAATAGTGTGCTGGTCATCAAAGAACTATTAGCTCAATTAAAAATGGAAGGAAAAACGATTTTTTATTCTTCACATATTATGGATACAGTTGAAAAACTTAGTGATCGTATTTTAATTCTTAATAATGGACAAATCGTTGCGGACGGTCCTTTTAATGAAATCCGGCATGAAGCGGAAGGAACTTTAGAAGACTTATTTAACGAATTGACTGGATTCGATGAACAGCAACAACTTGCTCAAGACTTTGTACAAGCCATGAAGGGGGAAGATAGTGATGCTTAA
- a CDS encoding FtsX-like permease family protein: MNTKFFAKLAVRNIRSNMQTYLPYVLSSTMTVAMFFLMVSLLTNEFVQGRSSTLPMLFGFGAVVVGMFSFIFILYTNSFLIKRRKKEIGLYGILGLGKKHVAKVLMLEMVLTSFFSITAGLITGQVFGKLFFMFLNYMLNLPEPMEYTGSLDKVLLTAALFIGIFLIGLLYNISQVTFSNPIKLLKGRKEGEKEPKGSIVLFILSVGLLAGGYWISLSIDNPIDALQYFFIAVLLVIVGTYLFFISGSIFILKALKKNKKFYYRPGPFISISGMLYRMKQNAVGLANICILATMVIVALSTTVAMFVGTEETLDNRFPFENAVTIYGGEQEESAGNSQLPEMEQIKTTIDEQTAAADLKIDQLESYRYQTLLGMLEKNKFVIPESTSLTDFTSIVSVIILPLEDYNQWTDETMELGENEALYYHSKDTLKGQTLSLGEQTYQLQKMAVVPGDIESQGELLEILVLVLPSISEIEKVTQNYMQQNPDTFIAGLSGTINWDTTGSPAEKAAYAADLKAVFNDTPSMSYESKEMNRDEWYGMNGGFLFLGVFLGLLFTIGTVLITYFKQVSEGYDDREKFQIMQKVGLDQKMIKDSTRLQIVWMFFLPIIIAVIHIAFAYPIIQKMLVVFGITNQKLLILSIIGVIAAFSLIYWLIYRITSKIYYNIVK; the protein is encoded by the coding sequence ATGAACACTAAATTTTTCGCCAAATTAGCCGTGCGGAATATTCGATCTAACATGCAAACGTATTTGCCATACGTGCTTTCTTCTACGATGACAGTGGCTATGTTCTTTTTGATGGTCTCACTATTGACTAATGAATTTGTCCAAGGCCGTTCAAGTACATTGCCTATGTTGTTTGGCTTTGGGGCTGTTGTGGTCGGAATGTTTTCGTTTATCTTTATTCTATATACCAACAGCTTTCTGATCAAACGCCGAAAAAAAGAAATCGGCCTTTACGGTATATTGGGCTTAGGGAAGAAACACGTGGCGAAAGTTCTGATGCTGGAAATGGTATTGACAAGTTTCTTTAGTATCACAGCTGGGTTGATCACCGGGCAAGTATTCGGGAAATTGTTTTTCATGTTCTTGAATTACATGTTGAATTTACCTGAACCGATGGAATATACGGGTTCTTTAGACAAAGTCTTGCTGACGGCCGCTTTATTTATCGGCATTTTCTTGATCGGGCTGCTTTACAATATCAGCCAAGTAACATTTTCTAATCCGATCAAATTATTAAAAGGCCGTAAAGAAGGGGAAAAAGAACCAAAAGGATCGATTGTTTTGTTCATCCTTTCAGTCGGTTTGCTGGCAGGCGGTTATTGGATCTCCTTGTCGATCGATAATCCGATCGATGCACTTCAGTATTTCTTTATAGCGGTTTTACTAGTGATCGTCGGTACCTATCTGTTCTTTATTTCCGGATCGATTTTTATTCTTAAAGCTTTAAAGAAAAACAAGAAATTCTATTACCGTCCTGGTCCGTTTATTTCCATCTCAGGAATGCTGTACCGCATGAAACAAAATGCGGTGGGTTTAGCCAATATTTGTATTCTGGCTACCATGGTTATTGTGGCTTTATCGACAACTGTTGCGATGTTTGTCGGTACAGAAGAGACTTTGGATAACCGTTTCCCATTTGAGAATGCGGTAACGATCTATGGCGGAGAACAAGAAGAATCGGCAGGAAATAGTCAGCTGCCTGAGATGGAACAGATCAAAACAACCATTGATGAGCAGACTGCAGCCGCTGATTTAAAAATTGATCAGCTGGAAAGCTACAGATACCAAACACTCCTTGGAATGCTTGAAAAGAATAAATTTGTGATACCAGAGAGTACCTCACTCACTGACTTTACTTCTATAGTATCTGTCATTATCCTTCCATTGGAAGATTACAATCAATGGACGGATGAAACGATGGAACTAGGAGAGAATGAAGCGTTGTATTATCATTCAAAAGATACTTTGAAGGGACAAACACTTTCGTTAGGAGAACAAACGTATCAGCTGCAGAAAATGGCAGTTGTTCCAGGAGATATCGAAAGTCAAGGTGAGTTGTTAGAGATTTTGGTACTGGTCTTGCCAAGTATTTCAGAAATTGAAAAGGTGACTCAAAATTATATGCAGCAAAACCCCGATACTTTTATAGCGGGTCTTTCTGGAACGATCAATTGGGACACGACAGGCAGTCCGGCAGAGAAAGCGGCTTATGCTGCTGATTTAAAAGCAGTATTTAACGACACACCTTCAATGAGTTATGAATCCAAAGAAATGAATCGGGATGAATGGTATGGTATGAACGGCGGATTCCTATTCCTTGGGGTCTTCTTGGGGCTGTTGTTTACCATTGGGACTGTTTTGATCACGTATTTCAAACAGGTTTCCGAAGGGTATGACGACCGTGAAAAATTCCAAATCATGCAAAAAGTTGGGTTAGATCAAAAGATGATCAAAGATTCCACTCGTCTGCAAATTGTTTGGATGTTTTTCTTGCCAATCATCATTGCGGTTATCCATATCGCTTTTGCTTACCCAATCATTCAAAAAATGCTGGTTGTCTTTGGAATCACCAATCAAAAGCTTTTGATCTTGTCGATCATTGGTGTGATAGCAGCATTTAGTTTGATCTATTGGTTGATTTACCGTATCACTTCAAAAATTTACTACAATATTGTTAAATAA
- a CDS encoding response regulator transcription factor has product MFKIMIVEDDLTIAHVLRDELQRWQYEAVVVTDFNTIIEEFIAEAPQLVLMDIQLPYFNGYYWCQEIRKFSQVPIIFISSRNENMDIVMAIQMGADDFISKPFDLTVAVAKVQALLRRTYDFNDAENFLTHHQAILKLGESKLQYQEQEIELTRNELKIMELLFLSKGEYVSREDIMVKLWEDESFIDDNTLAVNIARLRKKLTAIGLKEFILTKKGWGYGLNKGEDSH; this is encoded by the coding sequence ATGTTTAAAATCATGATCGTCGAGGATGACTTGACGATTGCTCATGTGCTGCGCGATGAACTGCAACGGTGGCAATATGAAGCAGTAGTAGTGACCGATTTTAATACGATCATTGAAGAGTTCATAGCAGAAGCACCTCAATTGGTGTTGATGGACATTCAGCTGCCGTATTTCAATGGGTATTATTGGTGTCAGGAAATACGCAAGTTTTCACAAGTTCCGATTATTTTCATTTCTTCGCGCAACGAGAATATGGATATTGTGATGGCCATCCAAATGGGAGCAGATGACTTTATCAGCAAGCCTTTTGATTTGACGGTCGCTGTTGCAAAAGTGCAGGCGCTTTTGCGAAGAACTTACGATTTTAATGATGCGGAAAATTTTTTAACGCATCATCAGGCGATTCTAAAATTAGGGGAATCAAAGCTCCAATACCAAGAACAAGAAATAGAACTGACCCGTAATGAACTGAAGATCATGGAATTGTTATTTTTATCTAAAGGCGAGTATGTATCAAGAGAAGACATCATGGTCAAGTTATGGGAAGATGAATCTTTCATCGACGACAATACATTGGCTGTTAATATCGCTCGGTTACGCAAAAAGCTGACCGCCATCGGATTAAAAGAGTTCATTTTGACCAAAAAAGGGTGGGGCTACGGCTTGAATAAAGGAGAGGATTCTCATTAA
- a CDS encoding ABC transporter ATP-binding protein: MPLLEVKNVKKVYTARFSSQQTEALTNVNFSVENGEFVSIMGESGSGKTTLLNILSTLDTASSGEVYLDGKPLSKIKDREISAFRRNTLGFVFQDFNLLDNFTIRDNILLPLVLSNTPVAEMESRIQPIVKNLGIEAYLDNYPYEVSGGQKQRVAVSRALITNPKIILADEPTGALDSRASQNLLETFERINESGQTIMMVTHSARAASYSNRVLFIRDGAVYHEIYRGDQTAEEFMDHIAQSMRVLSSRGEQYEH; this comes from the coding sequence ATGCCTTTATTAGAAGTTAAGAATGTAAAAAAAGTTTATACCGCTCGTTTTTCGAGTCAACAAACAGAAGCACTGACAAACGTTAATTTTTCAGTTGAAAATGGGGAGTTCGTTTCTATCATGGGGGAATCAGGATCGGGGAAAACAACGTTACTGAATATCCTCTCAACATTGGATACCGCCAGCAGCGGAGAAGTTTATTTAGACGGCAAGCCGTTGTCTAAAATCAAAGACCGTGAAATCTCTGCTTTTCGCCGGAATACATTGGGATTTGTGTTTCAAGATTTTAATTTATTGGATAACTTTACAATTCGCGACAATATCTTATTGCCGCTGGTTTTATCCAATACACCGGTCGCTGAAATGGAAAGCCGCATCCAACCAATCGTTAAGAATTTAGGAATAGAAGCTTATTTGGATAATTATCCGTATGAAGTTTCAGGCGGACAAAAACAACGGGTAGCTGTTTCCAGAGCCTTGATCACCAACCCTAAAATCATTTTGGCAGATGAACCGACTGGAGCATTGGATTCACGAGCTTCACAAAATTTGTTGGAAACATTTGAACGGATCAACGAATCAGGACAAACGATCATGATGGTCACGCATAGTGCGCGGGCAGCCAGCTACTCGAACCGAGTCTTGTTTATCCGAGATGGAGCTGTTTACCATGAAATTTACCGAGGCGATCAAACTGCGGAAGAATTTATGGATCATATTGCCCAATCCATGAGAGTCTTATCTAGCCGAGGTGAGCAGTATGAACACTAA
- a CDS encoding sensor histidine kinase, with translation MRPQFILYSGMLFFFSAVYWLGQLPLDLLFYTIELTAFLFLLYLLAQFYRYAKRYEGLHNIQKDNIDLENHLPNNMDPADELYQEKILSLVAQLRETEQRFSEKNSEQLEYFTLWLHQIKTPIAAISLLMQSQPKQPLTKQVKQELLRLEDYTHMALNYLKIEESGTDMDFIEIDLDDIIKKTIKKYSIIFIYNHISLEYEDTRASVLTDGKWLQILLEQILSNSLKYTTGGTIKIYLDPEKPETLVIEDNGMGIRAEDLPRIFEKGYSGLNGRLHEKSTGLGLFLSQKIVQRLGHQLTIESVMGEGTKVFINLARKELELFD, from the coding sequence ATGCGCCCCCAATTTATTCTGTATAGCGGCATGCTGTTCTTTTTTAGTGCCGTTTACTGGTTAGGCCAGCTGCCATTAGATTTATTATTTTATACGATTGAACTGACAGCCTTTTTATTTCTTCTTTATTTGTTGGCGCAATTCTACCGCTATGCAAAAAGATACGAAGGATTGCACAATATCCAAAAAGACAATATCGATTTGGAGAATCATTTGCCTAATAACATGGATCCGGCAGATGAATTGTATCAAGAAAAAATCCTTTCATTGGTGGCGCAGTTACGCGAAACAGAGCAGCGGTTCAGCGAAAAAAACAGCGAACAGCTGGAGTATTTCACCCTTTGGCTGCATCAGATCAAGACACCGATCGCAGCGATCAGCCTATTGATGCAAAGCCAGCCCAAACAACCGCTGACGAAACAAGTGAAGCAAGAATTGCTGCGGTTGGAAGATTACACGCATATGGCCTTGAATTATTTGAAAATTGAAGAGAGTGGAACAGATATGGATTTCATCGAAATTGATTTGGATGACATTATTAAGAAAACAATCAAAAAATACTCGATTATCTTCATTTATAACCATATCTCATTAGAATACGAAGATACTCGAGCTTCTGTTTTGACTGATGGCAAATGGCTTCAAATTTTACTGGAACAGATTTTATCAAACAGCCTGAAGTATACGACCGGAGGCACTATCAAAATTTACTTAGATCCTGAGAAGCCAGAAACATTGGTCATTGAAGATAATGGCATGGGCATTCGCGCCGAAGATTTGCCGAGGATTTTTGAAAAAGGCTATTCTGGACTGAATGGACGACTCCATGAAAAATCAACAGGCCTAGGTCTTTTTCTAAGCCAGAAAATTGTTCAGCGTTTAGGACATCAGCTGACAATCGAATCCGTGATGGGAGAAGGAACAAAAGTATTTATCAACTTGGCTAGAAAAGAATTAGAGCTATTTGATTAA
- a CDS encoding bifunctional metallophosphatase/5'-nucleotidase produces the protein MKLTILATSDMHGYIKPSNFGAKEQDMPFGSAKAATIIKEKKAAAAGPVLTIENGDFIQGSPLSYYIARRKTPNDPSDLVNVLNLIDYDAAVLGNHEFNYGKDYLQQAIAAAKHPILAANIVNEQGEPAFGKAYEIFEKGGVKIAVLGMTTQYIPNWEHPTHIHGLTFKSIVDTAKEYVPKLRELADVVVVSYHGGFEKELKTGEPTEALTGENEGYELVTQVAGIDALITGHQHRVIATKLNGVPIIQPGFRGEYVGEITLTLEQNTQGTYVVTDSEAQLLETGNAIPDAAVLSSLAELSEEVEEWLDQPLGKVEGDMTIQDADKARLTEHPYVEFIQKVQMDATGTDISGTALFNNEGKGFGSIITMRDVVTNYIYPNTLAVLRISGEDLKAALEQSAAFFQAETDGTIGINPQFIEPKPQYYNYDMYEGIEYTINVKRPIGERITTLLYKGQPIHAADWFDVTANQYRAVGGGNYGMYSADKIIKEVQKDMTELIADYLVEHPVIFAETNDNFKVVME, from the coding sequence ATGAAACTAACGATTTTAGCGACTAGTGATATGCACGGTTATATTAAACCAAGTAACTTCGGTGCTAAAGAACAAGATATGCCTTTTGGTTCAGCAAAAGCTGCAACCATTATCAAAGAAAAAAAAGCTGCAGCAGCAGGGCCAGTGCTGACGATTGAAAACGGTGATTTTATCCAAGGCTCACCGTTAAGTTATTATATTGCCAGACGCAAAACGCCGAATGATCCTTCTGATTTAGTAAATGTTTTGAATTTGATCGATTACGATGCTGCTGTATTAGGCAATCATGAATTCAACTATGGAAAAGACTATCTGCAGCAAGCTATTGCCGCTGCTAAACACCCGATTTTGGCAGCTAACATCGTCAATGAACAAGGGGAGCCGGCTTTTGGCAAAGCATATGAAATTTTTGAAAAAGGTGGAGTTAAAATCGCCGTTTTAGGCATGACAACTCAGTATATTCCAAACTGGGAACACCCCACCCATATCCATGGGTTAACCTTTAAGAGTATTGTAGACACCGCAAAAGAGTACGTTCCTAAATTAAGAGAATTAGCGGATGTGGTCGTGGTGAGTTACCACGGCGGATTTGAAAAAGAGCTGAAGACTGGAGAGCCGACCGAAGCTTTGACTGGTGAAAATGAAGGTTATGAGCTAGTGACGCAAGTGGCAGGAATCGATGCGTTGATCACAGGACACCAACACCGTGTGATTGCGACTAAATTAAACGGTGTTCCAATCATTCAACCTGGCTTCCGCGGAGAATACGTCGGAGAGATCACCTTAACTCTTGAACAAAATACTCAAGGGACTTATGTGGTAACCGACAGCGAAGCGCAATTACTAGAAACCGGCAACGCAATCCCGGATGCAGCCGTATTATCTTCTTTAGCAGAATTGTCTGAAGAAGTAGAAGAGTGGCTGGATCAACCGTTAGGCAAAGTAGAAGGCGATATGACCATTCAAGATGCCGACAAAGCTCGTTTGACGGAACACCCTTATGTGGAATTTATCCAGAAAGTTCAAATGGATGCGACTGGAACCGATATTTCCGGAACGGCGTTATTCAATAATGAAGGAAAAGGATTTGGCTCGATCATTACGATGCGCGATGTCGTGACCAATTATATTTATCCGAACACACTAGCAGTCTTGCGCATCTCAGGAGAGGATCTAAAAGCAGCCTTGGAGCAATCAGCTGCCTTTTTCCAAGCAGAAACAGATGGAACGATTGGGATCAATCCGCAGTTTATCGAACCTAAACCACAGTATTACAATTATGATATGTATGAAGGCATTGAATACACGATCAATGTGAAACGACCGATTGGAGAACGGATCACAACCTTATTGTACAAGGGACAACCAATTCACGCAGCAGATTGGTTTGACGTAACAGCCAATCAATACCGGGCTGTCGGCGGTGGAAACTATGGCATGTATAGCGCAGATAAAATTATAAAAGAAGTTCAAAAAGACATGACCGAATTGATTGCAGATTACTTGGTAGAACATCCGGTTATTTTTGCTGAAACCAATGATAATTTTAAAGTAGTAATGGAATAA
- a CDS encoding M20 family metallopeptidase: MTETPLEQTTKIEQQLIEFRRLLHSEPELSENEFKTQEKIIAKLEEFGIPYKKVGKTSTIATIKGKSPGKTVALRADIDALPINEDLGLDFQSKNPGVMHACGHDAHTTMAMGAAKILNESKESFDGEVRIFFQEAEETFEGAKKIVADGGMDGVDAVFGMHNYNTIPTGSFYSGAGDLFSGCDTLYVTFTGKSGHGGTPQLGKDSFTPAAQFALDLQQIIAKNIDSRDPVVLNIGRFASGTKANIVPKESTMDISMRYFDEDSRDIGHEAIKRHAQAFADMYEITVDVTIEPSTPPTKNDAALAKIATSAGMKIFGSDKISEFPRAMNSEDFSYYLQEAPGVYGIIGIYNEKKGTTHAPHDDHYELDEDILKLGAAWHVEFALEFLGTADN, encoded by the coding sequence ATGACCGAGACACCACTAGAACAAACCACAAAAATAGAACAGCAACTGATTGAGTTTCGCAGATTATTGCATTCAGAACCAGAATTAAGCGAGAACGAATTTAAAACGCAAGAAAAAATTATCGCTAAGTTGGAAGAATTTGGTATTCCGTATAAAAAAGTCGGAAAAACATCGACGATTGCAACAATCAAAGGCAAAAGTCCTGGAAAAACCGTCGCTTTACGTGCAGATATCGATGCTTTGCCGATCAACGAGGACCTAGGCTTAGATTTTCAATCTAAAAATCCTGGCGTTATGCACGCTTGTGGACATGACGCTCATACAACGATGGCCATGGGCGCTGCAAAAATATTAAATGAATCAAAAGAAAGCTTCGACGGAGAAGTCCGTATTTTCTTTCAAGAAGCGGAAGAAACATTTGAAGGAGCGAAAAAAATTGTCGCTGATGGAGGAATGGATGGCGTGGATGCGGTATTCGGCATGCACAATTACAATACTATTCCGACAGGATCTTTTTATTCTGGAGCCGGCGATTTGTTTTCTGGTTGCGATACGCTTTACGTAACGTTTACTGGAAAATCCGGCCACGGCGGAACTCCTCAACTAGGGAAAGACTCTTTCACTCCGGCTGCTCAATTTGCACTTGATTTGCAGCAAATCATTGCTAAAAATATTGATTCCCGCGATCCGGTTGTTTTAAATATTGGACGTTTTGCAAGTGGAACAAAAGCCAATATCGTTCCGAAAGAATCGACGATGGATATTTCTATGCGCTACTTTGATGAAGATAGCCGCGATATTGGGCATGAAGCCATCAAACGTCACGCTCAAGCTTTTGCGGACATGTATGAAATCACTGTCGATGTAACCATTGAGCCAAGTACTCCTCCAACTAAAAATGATGCAGCTCTAGCAAAAATAGCGACTAGTGCCGGCATGAAAATATTCGGTTCAGATAAAATTTCCGAATTTCCAAGAGCAATGAATTCCGAAGACTTTTCTTACTATCTGCAAGAAGCTCCTGGTGTTTATGGCATTATCGGAATCTACAATGAGAAAAAAGGCACCACTCATGCCCCTCATGATGACCACTATGAACTGGACGAAGATATTTTAAAACTAGGTGCCGCATGGCATGTTGAATTTGCCTTAGAGTTTTTAGGGACAGCCGACAACTAA
- a CDS encoding DMT family transporter, which translates to MDTKLKGILLAAFGGSMWGLSGVVAQVLFNRYSASTEWLVSTRLLSAGILILLYSSMVKKDNIFAIIRNSKDLIQLALFSIFGMVGVQYLFFKTIEVSSASVATILQFTAPLFVYFYMLLRGEKHLKVQELFLVFTTFFGVLLIVTSGNFTQMSVSPLGFLLGIGSAIAVVFYTLQPRNLLTKYGPPMIVGWGMLIGGILFQFIHPFWQPGFKMTGQSYLLLAVIVLFGTAFSFISYLASLNYIEASLASIMTALEPLLAAVFSVFVFKQIFGLYEIMGIIIVLVSVLILSNLGNHKNLKQVAVKEIERDSIR; encoded by the coding sequence ATGGATACAAAATTAAAAGGAATTTTATTAGCTGCTTTTGGCGGGAGTATGTGGGGATTGTCAGGCGTCGTTGCGCAAGTGCTCTTTAATCGTTACTCTGCATCAACTGAGTGGCTGGTAAGCACACGATTATTGTCAGCGGGGATTTTGATTTTGCTTTATAGTAGTATGGTTAAAAAGGACAACATCTTTGCCATTATTCGCAACAGTAAAGACTTAATACAGTTAGCGTTATTTTCCATTTTTGGTATGGTAGGCGTTCAATATTTGTTCTTTAAAACTATTGAAGTAAGCAGTGCCTCAGTAGCTACTATCTTACAATTTACAGCTCCTCTTTTTGTTTATTTTTATATGCTGCTGAGAGGCGAGAAACACTTGAAAGTACAGGAATTATTCTTAGTTTTTACGACTTTTTTTGGTGTACTGCTCATTGTAACAAGTGGGAATTTTACACAAATGTCTGTGTCACCGCTTGGATTTCTTTTAGGTATCGGATCAGCAATAGCAGTAGTATTCTATACCTTGCAGCCTCGCAATCTGCTAACAAAATACGGTCCGCCGATGATTGTTGGGTGGGGAATGTTGATTGGCGGGATCCTCTTCCAATTTATTCATCCATTCTGGCAGCCAGGATTTAAAATGACAGGACAAAGTTACTTGTTATTAGCTGTGATTGTTCTATTTGGTACGGCTTTTTCTTTTATTTCATATTTAGCAAGTCTGAATTACATTGAAGCCTCGTTAGCCAGCATCATGACTGCTTTAGAGCCGCTGCTAGCAGCTGTCTTTTCGGTCTTTGTGTTCAAACAAATATTTGGTCTATACGAAATCATGGGGATCATCATCGTTCTCGTTTCAGTATTGATTCTATCCAATTTAGGGAATCACAAGAATTTGAAACAAGTAGCCGTTAAGGAAATAGAAAGAGATAGCATAAGGTAA